GATCCTCTCCCCTGTTTTCAGAAGATCCTGAGCCGAGGTTTCATTGCCGGTTACAGCAGAGTATGCTGATGCGTACTCCTCGAGTGAACAGCCGAAGAAAAGGAATTTGCATGCGGTGAGCGAATCGATAACAGCGTTCATGTCTTCCGCTATCTTCACTATCCGTGCCTTGCCGGCGAAGGAGAACCTGTCGGTCGCTACAGGTTTCCTCAGTATCTCGTGGCTTATGGGGTAAGCGCGCAGGTGGCACGCTCCCCTGGTGGAAGTGACGTAGCCAAGTGCCATGCCGTATGCCCCCCTGGGGTCGTATCCCGGCATTTCCATACCCTTGACTGACATCGAGAGTTCGGGACAACCCTTCGACTCTGCAAACAGATAGGATCCCTGCCCCAGTTCGCTTCCTTTCCCTTTTCCGGAGGCCATGCCGATCAGGAGTTCGGTGATTCTGTAAGGAGTGAGCTTCTCGCCTGTGATTTCAGAAAAACATGCAAGGGTAGCGCCAGCGGAGATCGTGTCCATCCCCGCCTGGTTGCATATCCTGTTTGCTTCGGTGACTGCCCGGAGGTTCTCATTCTCGATCAAAGAGCTGAAGTGTGACATGGTCTCGTACTCCGGGAGATGGGTTCCATCCTCTCCAACTCTTTTGCAGAGAATATGACATCCTTTGCAGCCGTACCGCTTCGGGTTGTACGCATCGCCATACGCGTGAGAATTCATTGATGAAGCCTTGTTGAAATAAGTTCTCCTGAAATTGGATGTGGGCATCATTCTCCTGGAGCTTATCAGATCGTATAGGGCTGCCGTGCCGCAGTTCTGAAGCCCATGCTCCCCGGTCAGGGCGGGAGTGGCGGCCACAAGTCTTCTGATATCCTCATTCGCTTTACGGAGCCTCTCACTATCATGAACCGGAACCTTGCCGGTTCCTGAAACGGTAATGTACTTCAAGTTCTTCGATGCGCTGACAAGACCGGCCCCTCCCCTGCCGGCAGTGAATGCTCCATCGACCATGATCGATGCAAAAAGCACACCATTCTCCGCTGCCGGACCTATTCCCGCGACAGCTCCCTTACGCTTCAGCCTTTCGTAAAGCTCATCCGTAGAAGCACCTGCAAGCCAGCCGGCATCCTCAGTAGAAACGGTTCCGTCGGATATTTCAATACCGCAGAGACCCCGGCTCCTTCCGGTAATTATCAGGCCGTCTATTCCGGCCTTTTTTAGCTGCCATCCAAGGCTGCCTCCAACCGAGCAGTCTCCCACGGTTCCGGTAAGCGGAGATTTGAACATGACACAGGTTCTACCTGAAGCGGGAGCCAGGGTGCCGGTCAGCGGCCCGGTCATAAAGACAAGCGGCATCGCAGGATCCTTCCAGGAGCGTGTCATCTCCTGAAACAGGTAATACCCCGCCAGCCCTTTGCCGCCGATCCAGAACCGGCAGATATCGGAATCGATCTCCTCGTACCGGTGTTCACCGGACGAAAGATCAAAAAAGAGTATCCTGCCCCAACTGCCTGTCATAATACTGTTCTGCCTTATCAAAGAGTTTTCCGGCCCGTCAAGCTCCCTGGATCTTTCCCTCATTTTGTCCATTTTATTTATCAGTTCTTTCCATGAATGAATCAGGCATCCAGACCGGCAAGCCATTTCGGTAGATTTCTAATGGAAATGCCTTCCCTGTCCTGCTCCAATCGGAGGTCTCTCACAAGATGAACTCGTTTAGCTCCAGGGAATTTCTCGCCCAGTAACTTCAGACCTGCGGGAGTTTTTGTGCAGGATATTTTCACCTCTATCAACACTTCAGGTTCTCCATTATTGACCAGGGTGAAATCTACTTCATGCTTTTCCTTGGTGCGGATGTAACACAGTTCTACCCTATCTCCCGATATGTCCGATCTGTAGTCTGCGTGTTTTCTCAGGCAGATTGCAGCAGTGTTCTCAACGATGACCCCCTCATCACCCTGAACATAGCCAGAATCGTGAAAGTATAGCTTTGGAATCTTTTGAATCGCTCTTGCTATGTTTGCATGATAAGGCCGCACCAGGAAAACAATGTGAAGCGCCTCCAGAATATCCACATACCGCCTGACTGTGTTGGGTGCAACCTGCATATCTGTGGCAAGGGAAGTGTAGGACAAAGGAGAACCAACTCTTTTCCTGAGCAGTTCCAGCAGAACCCGCATAGCCCGGATTTCCTGAAGCCTGCCGAATTCCAGAATATCCTCCCGTACAAGATCGGTAAAATACTGTGAACGCCAGCGATTCGCTTCGGTTATATCACCACTCAGAAATGGTTCGGGGAAGCCCCCGAACTTTTGCAGGAGTCTGAAAGCTTCCTGTGGTTGATGTGTGTTCTTCAGCTCTGCCACCGAAAGAGGCCATAGTCTGTGATGGAAGTAACGTCCGGCAAGGGACTCCCCGGCCTGCCGGAAAGTATCCATCCTGGAACTACCGGTCACAAGCAGGGCGCACTCCGAAGGTTTTGTATCATACACGCCTTTGAGAAATTGCTTCCATCCTGACATCTTGTGAATTTCGTCCAGAATAAGCAGGTCAATGTCCAAAGGCCAGCTCTGACCGGTTATCACACTTGCATCAAGGGTATTATCGAAGTTCAGGTAGCAGAAACGCGTGAAGTGATCTTCGGCAATCTGTTTCGAGAGAAAAGTCTTACCCACCTGCCTGGGACCGGTAAGAAGCACCATTTTCCTCTTCAGATCAGCGACAATTCTTTCTTCCAGATATCGTTTCATAATGACTATTATGCAAGACTTTGCGTAAAAGTCAAGACCATTCAGCAAAGCGATGCACAATAGTTATCTATCGCCTTCGACGGAAAAACGCTTCTTACCCCGGAGAGGAGAATGCCACCCCGGCTTTCTACTCGATTAGAGATCTCGAGATCGCCGGTGATTCTATCTTCATCGCAGATCATAAAGGTTTCAGGATAATCTGCATGTGTGTTGATGGATCG
The genomic region above belongs to Candidatus Aegiribacteria sp. and contains:
- a CDS encoding ATP-binding protein, which produces MKRYLEERIVADLKRKMVLLTGPRQVGKTFLSKQIAEDHFTRFCYLNFDNTLDASVITGQSWPLDIDLLILDEIHKMSGWKQFLKGVYDTKPSECALLVTGSSRMDTFRQAGESLAGRYFHHRLWPLSVAELKNTHQPQEAFRLLQKFGGFPEPFLSGDITEANRWRSQYFTDLVREDILEFGRLQEIRAMRVLLELLRKRVGSPLSYTSLATDMQVAPNTVRRYVDILEALHIVFLVRPYHANIARAIQKIPKLYFHDSGYVQGDEGVIVENTAAICLRKHADYRSDISGDRVELCYIRTKEKHEVDFTLVNNGEPEVLIEVKISCTKTPAGLKLLGEKFPGAKRVHLVRDLRLEQDREGISIRNLPKWLAGLDA
- a CDS encoding aldehyde ferredoxin oxidoreductase family protein — its product is MTGSWGRILFFDLSSGEHRYEEIDSDICRFWIGGKGLAGYYLFQEMTRSWKDPAMPLVFMTGPLTGTLAPASGRTCVMFKSPLTGTVGDCSVGGSLGWQLKKAGIDGLIITGRSRGLCGIEISDGTVSTEDAGWLAGASTDELYERLKRKGAVAGIGPAAENGVLFASIMVDGAFTAGRGGAGLVSASKNLKYITVSGTGKVPVHDSERLRKANEDIRRLVAATPALTGEHGLQNCGTAALYDLISSRRMMPTSNFRRTYFNKASSMNSHAYGDAYNPKRYGCKGCHILCKRVGEDGTHLPEYETMSHFSSLIENENLRAVTEANRICNQAGMDTISAGATLACFSEITGEKLTPYRITELLIGMASGKGKGSELGQGSYLFAESKGCPELSMSVKGMEMPGYDPRGAYGMALGYVTSTRGACHLRAYPISHEILRKPVATDRFSFAGKARIVKIAEDMNAVIDSLTACKFLFFGCSLEEYASAYSAVTGNETSAQDLLKTGERIYFRDRMMNAKCGFTSEDDDLPPRFFSEEGSSGNGIEILPLNREEFLETRSKYYRIRGLNLEGCPLRSKAKELGLEHLL